The genomic DNA GGTAATGGCACTTCACCCTGAGCATATTTGGCCTTCATTTCGGCAAATTTCCCTTCCAGTGCTTGCCGCGCAGAAATCTTGCTCGATTGTTTGGATACCCATGCGGCAATTTGACTGTCTTTGGGTCTGGACATGAAGTATTTAGCCACATCCAATATAGATAATGGTTCCGCTTGCCCTAATACTGCCACTTGGCGATCAAGAGCATGCCAAGGAAACAGTACACTGATTTTACTGTTAACGGCTAATTGTTTTGCTTTGCGACTTTCTAGATTGGTAAAAAACACAAACCCTTTATCGTCAAATTTCTTCAGCAACACAATACGTTGAAATGGCTGACCATCCTCATCAACCGTTGCGATAGACATGGCTGTCGGATCGGTAAGTTGTGCCTCTGTGGCCTGTTGCATCCATTGTTCAAACAGATCCATCGGGTTAGTAGGCAAATTGGCCCGTCTTAATCCACCTTGGGTGTATTCACGGCGAATATCACTTAAATCACTCATATTGGCTCCTCATTAACCTTGCGAGATCTATTCTACGCTGAGCAGGCACAAAAAAGCCAACGTCAGCACGTTGGCGAATGTGCTTAATGATAAAGTTGAAATTACTTTTTAATTAAGCCCTTACCTTCTGCCCAGACATGCAGCATTTCAAGGCCCAGAGTCGCTCCTGCAAGCGCAGAATTTCAGCCGAATCGTATGATGGCGCCACTTCAACAACCATACCAACAACCTTCATACCACGTAATCCACGAATAATTTTCATTGCTTTATCACTGGTTTATCCGCCACAAACAGGCGTGCCATTGCCCGGAGCATTAGCCGGGTCTACACAATCAATGTCGAACGTGATGTATAACGGCATATCAACGACGCGAGCACGCACTTGTTCAACAATGTGTTGCGCCGTTGCGGCATCAACCACCTCAAAGCCGTGGCCTTCTTTGTGGTATTCGGTACGAATACCACTTTGTATTGAATGCTCAACATCAATCAATCCTTCACGCGGTGCACACTAAATTTACCGATGCTTGGCGAATGGCATTAGGCCCCATACGACCACCTGAACGACCTGTTGTTGCCATATAAAAAGGTAAACCAATCACTACCACGTCGGCATCAGACTCCGTTGGTTTAACATTCAGTGGCTGGCGTAAATACCCGAATGCGTTTGAAGAAAGCAAATAATCAGGTTTTTCTGCAAAAGTAGTCATAGACTATCAAAAAGATGGCAAATGCCGATAATTACAATAATGTAGGGTTCAGTACTTCTAAGCAATCTTGCTGATAGTGGCTGAAGTGTATGTTAAAACCTTGTTCGATTGTCATTGCGCACTGGCTTAAACACAAGTACTTTAAAAACTGCTTATTGGCAATATTACTATTAAAACCAATAATGTCGCAGCTGTTTGGCTGCAATAATCTTACTAGCTCAGCAAAGATATCAACCTGAGTTGTGGTGAGATCAATGTTGGTTTCAACACTCACATAAGAACTATTTTCTTGTGGTGTAATGTGTATTGTAAAATATTCACAACCCCGAATACCGTTGATTGAATAGCCTAGCGGGCTGAATAAATACTGATCAATACTAAAACCATTAAATAATTGTTCCAGTTGCAGCATCAGCCCAATTTGAACCATTGATTGCTGATCACCCCGTAAATAATCCGCTATCGGACCCGAAATATGATACATCAGCAGTTCATTGGTGGTATCAAACCGACTGGCTTGATACTCTTTATCGGTAGTAAAAGTATAGTGATGATGGCTATCTAAATGACCCATTCGGTGGGCCTGCCCCGCAATAAAATGCCTTAACCTAAGCACATCGTCGCCAAAAGAACTTGCTTGTAAATGGGCATAGTATTCGTTTTTGCGCTGATAACAAACATATGCAATAGCTTGTTCACCTAAACGTTCAATGCAGTAGCATGCTGATTCTACTAGCGAGCTAGTGCCGCAAGTGAGCATAACGAGTCGATCATCCCAAACAAATAAACTCGATTCACTCAGTAAATAAGCATCGCAATATTCATTACTTATGCTAGATAAAATATCTGCATTTGAGGCAGCAACAAGCCCCACCCAAAATGTTCGATCTAATGACCGTAATTTAGGGGCTGATGCATTAACGATAATCTCTAACTTTTTCTCTGAACCTTCAAAAAACATCTTAGCAACTTAAAAGCCTAGCGACCTGCGGTAACTAGGCTTTTTGAATAACAAGTTAATGTAGTAAATAAGATTAAAAATCTTCTAGGTAAGTGTAGCCTTTAAGCCCTAACTGTAACTCTTCTAGGATACTGGCGCGCTCTTCTTCAACAATATGTTGATTCACAAGCTCTTCATAGGTGCGCATAAAGTCTACCGCATCTAAATTCACATAACGTAGCACATCAGCTACCGTGTCGCCTTGTAAAACAGACTCAATCTGGCTTGATCCACGCTCATCGATACGCACAACAGCTGAGTTGGTATCACCGAACAAGTTATGCATATCACCCAAGATTTCTTGGTATGCCCCCACCATGAAAAAACCAATCAGGTATGGGCTGTCTGCGCTCCACGCTGGGACGGGTAAAGTTGTTTCAATTCCCTGACCGTCAACGTATTGATCAACAATACCATCAGAGTCACAGGTAATATCTAACATTACCGCACGGCGCTCTGGTGCTTTATCTAAACCCGATAAAGGCAACACAGGGAACACTTGATCAATACCCCATGCATCAGGTAATGACTGGAATAATGAGAAGTTAACGAAAAACTTGTCTGCTAATTTTTCATTCAATTCGTCAATCACGGGACGGTGATAACGATTATTGTTACTTAATAATCCCTTCACTTCATGGCAAACACGTAAATTGGCTTGTTCTGCCCAAGCTCGGTCAGCCAAACTTAATTGACCCACAGCAAACAATGAGTGTGCTTCAGCAATATCACTTTGGCTATCATGATAAATTTCAATAATCGCACGCTGATCATATCGACCGCTGATTTCTAACCAAGATTGCCACATGTTGTGCAATAATTGCGGCGCCTCTTCACTTGGTTCTTGAATATTTTCTGGTTGATACGCTTCAGTACCAATCACATCAGTAATTAACACCGCATGATGCGCCGTTAAATGGCGACCAGATTCAGAAATAATACGCGGCATTGGTTGCTCGTACTCATTACATAAATCGGTTAATACGTTGACGATATTGTTAGCATACTCATTTAAACCATAGTTCATTGAGTTATTGCTTTGGCTTCGTGTACCATCGTAGTCAACCGCTAACCCGCCGCCCACATCGAAACAATCAATGCTGGCACCGAGTTGGCGCAATTCACAGTAAAAACGGCCTGCTTCGCTTACACCTTGGCGAATGTCACGAATATTGGCAATTTGCGAACCTAAATGGAAGTGTAATAACTGGAGAGAATCCAGCATATTAGCACTTTTTAATTCAGCAATAACTTTCAACACTTGTGCTGCAGACAAACCAAATTTGGACTTTTCGCCACCGCTGGCTTGCCATTTGCCTTTACCTTGAAAAGCCAAACGCACACGTAAACCTAAACGTGGAGTGATCCCTAGCTTTTCAGCTTCAGCCAATACCATTTTAAGTTCCGACATTTTTTCAAGCACGATATAGACTTTATGGCCTAGCTTTTCGCCGATTAATGCTAAGCGAATATATTCTTTATCTTTGTAACCGTTACATACAATAACTGAACTGGCTTTTTGCGCCATCGCAAGAACTGCCATTAACTCTGGCTTACTGCCGGCTTCAAGTCCCAACTGTGGAACTTCTTTCGATTTTTGGCTGGCTAGAATTTCTTCAACCACCGTTTTTTGTTGGTTTACTTTAATCGGATAAACTAACAAATAATCATTTTGATAATCGTATTTCTTAATTGCATCATTAAATGCTTCGCATAGACTTTCCACTCTATGGTGTAAAATCTGCGGGAAACGGACTAGTACCGGTAACGAAACGCCTGCTTCAACCATACTATTGGCTAATTCATTTAAGCCAACTTTATGATCCGGATTTTGTGGGTTAGGTGACACTGTCACTTCACCATCTTCACTAATACCATAAAAACCTTGGCTCCAGTGAATCACGTTATAACCAGAGCGAGCATCTTCGATAGACCAATCAGACATAATTATTTTCCGTATTTGTATCAACGTTAGCAGCGCCCCCATCGGTAGCCACTGCTTGTTAAATAATCCAGATAACGCCGTAACGTTAACTCAGAAATTAACAGGTTTACCAGCACTTTCATCATGGCTGTATAACCTGTGACAGACGAAATAAGCACACAGCTAACGAGTTTTAGACTGCGCCGTATTGTTATCGTCTTTAGCACCTTTTACTGTCGAACATCTTACGCAGATATTTGCAAAGCATGCAAATATTGGTTGCTGAGCATGGGCTGAAGACTGTAACAAGTATTTTACTCATTAAGGGGTTCATTAGTTCACTTTTCAGCTCATACTTAACACATTTTCGACCTTTTTAAAAACGGCGCAATTAAAACCTGCAATCATGTGTAATGCAAGTTAATTACCGATTAATTTTGATAATAATTTGCCAACAATTCCCATGGTAAACATCGACAAAGACAGTGATAACAGCAAATGATTTTAGATAGCGATTAATTCACACAACGTGAGCGAATTTTACGTGTATAATTAAGTGTTTTTATTAAGATCATCTTTTCATTTTTATTAAAGTAGAGTCATTCATGATACAGATCGGTAAACGTTATTCATTAGAAGTCGTTAAACAAGTTAATTTTGGGGTTTATCTAAATGCTCAAGAGCTTGGACAAGTCTTGCTTCCTAATAAATTTGTCCCTACCGGTTGTAATGTCGGGGATATGGTCGATGTGTTTCTTTACCTAGATTCTGAAGACATTGTGATTGCCACCACCCAAAAATCTCTGGCCCAAGTAGGTGAATATGCTTATTTAAAAGTGATTGCCACTGGGCCTTTCGGTGCATTTTTAGATTGGGGTTTAGACAAAGATTTATTATTACCCTTTGGTGAGCAACACAAACCGGCAGAAGAAGGCCACTCATACTTAGTCTATGTCCATGCCAACCATGCCGATGAACGCATTATGGCATCCTCTAAACTGGATAAGTTTGTCGACAAAACTGAAGCACACTACACCCAAGGCGAACAAGTTAACTTGATCATCGGCGGCACGACAGATTTAGGTTATAAAGCCATTATCAATCACCTGCATTGGGGCGTTATTTACCAAAATGAAGTGTTTCAAAAACTTCGCTTTGGACAAAAGGTCACTGGTTTTATTAAAACCATCCGCAGTGATGGCAAAATTGATCTTGTACTGCAAAAAGGTGATAAAGACGAGCTGGATAAAAATGCCCGTTTGATCATCAATAAACTGCGCAGCGCGAACGGTTTTTTACCCTTACATGACAAAACAGATGCTGATGTCATTTATGACAAACTCGGCATGAGTAAAAAAGCCTTTAAAAAATCCATTGGCGGCTTATTTAAAGCCGGTGAGATCACCATCGAAACTGACGGTATTCGGTTAACTGTGTGAACAATATTCGATTAACTTGAGTAAACTAGTCCAATCCTTTGAGAAAAAGCATGCCTCTGTTATAAAAGTAATAGAATCATGCTTTTCATTAAAAGGATACTGTGTATGGAATTAACCCAACTAGAAGCTAGAGTTATCGGATGCTTGCTCGAAAAAGAACTCACGACTCCTGATCAATATCCTCTGTCATTAAATTCACTCGCCTTAGCATGTAATCAAAAAAGCAGTCGCGAACCGGTTATGTCACTGAGCGAATCTCAAGTACAAACGATAATAGATGAACTTACCCAAAAACGCTTAATCAGCGAGCAATCGGGTTTTGGCAGCCGAGTCGTAAAATATAAGCATCGCTTTTGTAATACCGAATTCAGTGAATTACAGTTAACCAGTGCTGAAGTCGCATTAATCTGTGTGTTATTACTTCGTGGCCCACAAACACCAGGGGAACTAAAAACCCGTACCAACCGACTCCACGAATTTACTGATATGTCGCAAGTTGAGACCGCATTGCTGGCGTTAAGCCAACGGGAAAAACCGTCAGTAGTGCAACTCGCTCGAGAAGCTAATAAACGTGATTGCCGCTTCCTTGAGTGCTTTAGTGGCAACGTCGACGACTATCAAGTGAATAGTAGTCACGCCATTGAGGTTTCTACTCACACTCAGCACTCTTTACAACCAAACGATCGGGTCACAGAGCTTGAGCAAAGAGTTGATTTACTCGAGCAAAAAATCGCGCAATTAGAGACGCTATTAAACTAATTTATGCTTTCCATTAACGGGTTAAGCAAGGGAATAGATATGGACCGTACCACCTCTCCGTCGACACTTACTCATATTGGGTTATTAGCCAAATATGAACTCACCAAACGTTTTAGTAATAAAAGCGGCATGATTTCATTAATTGCCTTTATGTTAATTTGGGCCATTTTATTGCTTTATCCTATTAAGAGTGCGTCTGAATTTATCATGCTGCCCAGCTTTAAAAACGTTACCGAAGCACTGTTTGGGCCTGGGAGTTTACGTCATCTCTTCGAATGGCCTGTGGCAGAATTTGCCGTGTTCTGGTTGGCGGCACTCTATCTGTTTCCAATGTTTAGTATTTTTATAGCAGCTGATCAATTTAGTTCAGATAAACAACGTGGTAGCTTGCGATTTCTAACATTAAGAGTCAGTCGTACTAGTTTGTTTTTTGGTCGTTTCTTAGGTCAAATGCTTATTCAGTTTATGTTGATCATCTTAACGCTATTAGCGACCATAGCACTGGCATCATCTCGTGATATATCATTATTATTGCCATCAATAACAACCAGTCTTTTAGTGATGGTTAACCTAGTGATTATATTACTGCCTTATACTGCTGCCATGGCGGTGCTATCATTACAAGCAAACTCAGCCAGGCAAGCAAGTATTTTTGCGATCATCTTATGGGCTGTTGTATCGATTGTTATCGCCATAGTGAATATGAATTTTCCACAACTCAGCTGGTTAAATTGGTGTCTTCCTGGCTCGCAAATTGCGAGTTTGATCAACACCCAAGGATTAAGTTCATTGGCACTTGCTCCCATTCCTTTACTGCAAACTGCAGTTATTTTATTTGTCGGTAAAGTCTTGATGAGTCGGAGCGCACTATGAGTATTATTCAATGTGACAACCTTTCTAAACAATATGCCAATAAACTTGCACTCGATAACGTATCGTTAACCTTGACTGAAGGTGCTCCTATCGCATTAGTGGGTCCCAATGGTGCCGGTAAAACCACCCTATTCAGTTTATTGTGCGGTTATATTCAACCCACCACAGGTAGTATTAGGATTTTTGGTCATAAGCCTGGTAGCAAAGCGCTACAGGGGCTGTTATCGGCATTACCACAAGATGCCGCATTAGACCCTAATTTTACGATTGTGTCGCAACTGCAGTTTTTCGCTCAATTGCAAGGCATGACAGTCGCGGCTGCCAAGCAAGAAGCGTTAAGAGTGCTTACTCTTGTGGATTTAACCGATTCCGCTGATGCCAAACCTAAAAGCTTAAGCCACGGCATGGGTAAACGGGTATCAATTGCTCAAGCACTGATGGGTTCACCCAAAATTGTATTACTCGATGAGCCGACAGCCGGACTTGATCCTGCCAATGCGAAAAAAATTCGGCAGATTGTTAAAGA from Shewanella psychromarinicola includes the following:
- a CDS encoding CvfB family protein, with product MIQIGKRYSLEVVKQVNFGVYLNAQELGQVLLPNKFVPTGCNVGDMVDVFLYLDSEDIVIATTQKSLAQVGEYAYLKVIATGPFGAFLDWGLDKDLLLPFGEQHKPAEEGHSYLVYVHANHADERIMASSKLDKFVDKTEAHYTQGEQVNLIIGGTTDLGYKAIINHLHWGVIYQNEVFQKLRFGQKVTGFIKTIRSDGKIDLVLQKGDKDELDKNARLIINKLRSANGFLPLHDKTDADVIYDKLGMSKKAFKKSIGGLFKAGEITIETDGIRLTV
- a CDS encoding YceH family protein, which produces MELTQLEARVIGCLLEKELTTPDQYPLSLNSLALACNQKSSREPVMSLSESQVQTIIDELTQKRLISEQSGFGSRVVKYKHRFCNTEFSELQLTSAEVALICVLLLRGPQTPGELKTRTNRLHEFTDMSQVETALLALSQREKPSVVQLAREANKRDCRFLECFSGNVDDYQVNSSHAIEVSTHTQHSLQPNDRVTELEQRVDLLEQKIAQLETLLN
- the pdxH gene encoding pyridoxamine 5'-phosphate oxidase; amino-acid sequence: MSDLSDIRREYTQGGLRRANLPTNPMDLFEQWMQQATEAQLTDPTAMSIATVDEDGQPFQRIVLLKKFDDKGFVFFTNLESRKAKQLAVNSKISVLFPWHALDRQVAVLGQAEPLSILDVAKYFMSRPKDSQIAAWVSKQSSKISARQALEGKFAEMKAKYAQGEVPLPKFWGGYLVRPSSIEFWQGGEHRLHDRFIYTKTDADWNIDRLAP
- a CDS encoding adenosylmethionine decarboxylase produces the protein MFFEGSEKKLEIIVNASAPKLRSLDRTFWVGLVAASNADILSSISNEYCDAYLLSESSLFVWDDRLVMLTCGTSSLVESACYCIERLGEQAIAYVCYQRKNEYYAHLQASSFGDDVLRLRHFIAGQAHRMGHLDSHHHYTFTTDKEYQASRFDTTNELLMYHISGPIADYLRGDQQSMVQIGLMLQLEQLFNGFSIDQYLFSPLGYSINGIRGCEYFTIHITPQENSSYVSVETNIDLTTTQVDIFAELVRLLQPNSCDIIGFNSNIANKQFLKYLCLSQCAMTIEQGFNIHFSHYQQDCLEVLNPTLL
- a CDS encoding ABC transporter ATP-binding protein — its product is MSIIQCDNLSKQYANKLALDNVSLTLTEGAPIALVGPNGAGKTTLFSLLCGYIQPTTGSIRIFGHKPGSKALQGLLSALPQDAALDPNFTIVSQLQFFAQLQGMTVAAAKQEALRVLTLVDLTDSADAKPKSLSHGMGKRVSIAQALMGSPKIVLLDEPTAGLDPANAKKIRQIVKDLSGKTTFVISSHNLDELEKLCDQVVYLEHGKLQQSVSINASQATDFLTLTMKQCDMDSLHQQLLGLNDIIEVRRISDEQYVIEYQKQSSFTLEMQLFELFTTHQWQYKALLKGRTLEETLFS
- a CDS encoding ABC transporter permease subunit, which translates into the protein MDRTTSPSTLTHIGLLAKYELTKRFSNKSGMISLIAFMLIWAILLLYPIKSASEFIMLPSFKNVTEALFGPGSLRHLFEWPVAEFAVFWLAALYLFPMFSIFIAADQFSSDKQRGSLRFLTLRVSRTSLFFGRFLGQMLIQFMLIILTLLATIALASSRDISLLLPSITTSLLVMVNLVIILLPYTAAMAVLSLQANSARQASIFAIILWAVVSIVIAIVNMNFPQLSWLNWCLPGSQIASLINTQGLSSLALAPIPLLQTAVILFVGKVLMSRSAL
- the speA gene encoding biosynthetic arginine decarboxylase gives rise to the protein MSDWSIEDARSGYNVIHWSQGFYGISEDGEVTVSPNPQNPDHKVGLNELANSMVEAGVSLPVLVRFPQILHHRVESLCEAFNDAIKKYDYQNDYLLVYPIKVNQQKTVVEEILASQKSKEVPQLGLEAGSKPELMAVLAMAQKASSVIVCNGYKDKEYIRLALIGEKLGHKVYIVLEKMSELKMVLAEAEKLGITPRLGLRVRLAFQGKGKWQASGGEKSKFGLSAAQVLKVIAELKSANMLDSLQLLHFHLGSQIANIRDIRQGVSEAGRFYCELRQLGASIDCFDVGGGLAVDYDGTRSQSNNSMNYGLNEYANNIVNVLTDLCNEYEQPMPRIISESGRHLTAHHAVLITDVIGTEAYQPENIQEPSEEAPQLLHNMWQSWLEISGRYDQRAIIEIYHDSQSDIAEAHSLFAVGQLSLADRAWAEQANLRVCHEVKGLLSNNNRYHRPVIDELNEKLADKFFVNFSLFQSLPDAWGIDQVFPVLPLSGLDKAPERRAVMLDITCDSDGIVDQYVDGQGIETTLPVPAWSADSPYLIGFFMVGAYQEILGDMHNLFGDTNSAVVRIDERGSSQIESVLQGDTVADVLRYVNLDAVDFMRTYEELVNQHIVEEERASILEELQLGLKGYTYLEDF